CCGGTGACTACTCGATCGGCTCGGGCTTTAACTCCACGGGCGTGCAGACGATGTCCGGCGGGACGCTCGAAATCGGGGGTTGGACGCGGATTGGCGATCAGGAAGCCATCGTGGATGGCACCCAATACAAGTCGACCGGCACGTTCAATATGACCGGAGGCGAAGCCACCTTCCACTCCCGCATGGGGATTGGTTTCGGCGGCACCGGCACGATCAATCAAACCGGCGGGCGGATGGTCTTCGATGACGCTTCCGCGAACGGTATTTCCTTCACGATCGGCGACAGCTTCGTCAGCAAAGGAACTTACAACCTTTCTGGCGGCGAAGTCGTCGTGAGTGCTGGTCGCGTGCAGATCGGCCACTGGCACACCATGGATGCGACGATGAACGTCAGCGGCACAGGCGTGTTGCGGACACTCAGCGACGTGCATGTCGCTTCGGAATCTGACGGTCCGGCCAATAAGGGCGTGCTCAACCAGTCGGGCGGCATGGTCGATGTGGGCGGAAACTTGATTGTGGCCTTCCATGCGGCTGGCACCGGCGACATCAACCTCTCGGCGGGCGAGCTGCATAGCCGCCAGAATGTGTTGGTGGGTGATGCGGGCTTGGGCACCATCACTCAGACCGGCGGAACGCACATCGTCGAGGGCGATTTGACCATCGGCGTGCAGGCCACGTCCGATGGGCTCTATACCCTGGACGGCGGCGTGCTTGATATGACTGGCGGCTCGATGAGCTACGGAGCCGGTCTGGCGGCACAGTTCGCTTTTGAAGGCGGCACGTTGAAGAACGCCGGGACGATCAATTTCGACCTGGTCAACAGCGGCGGCACGCTCGCTCCGGGCGCTTCGCCAGGGACGACCAACATCATCGGCGCTTACACCATCACCAATGCCTCGGCAAACTATCAGGTCGAGCTGGCGGGGACCACGCAAGGAACCGGCTACGACTTCCTGAATGTCTCCGGCATTGCCACCTTGGGCGGTAAGCTGGAAGTCCTGTTGGCCAGCAGCGGTCCGGTGCTGGGCGACACCGACGCCGACAACGACGTCGATATCACCGACCTTAACAACGTCCGCAATAACTTCGCGGGCGCCGGTCTGGGCGATACCGACGACGACGGCGACGTCGATATCACCGACCTCAACAACGTCCGCAACAACTTCGGCGGTTCGAGCGCCGGATTTGTGCCGAACGTGGGCGACTCGTTTACGGTCCTCACCGCCGCGGGCGGCCGGGTCGGAACGTTCGCCAGCACTTCCTTGCCGGTCCTGCCAGCGGGTCGGGCATGGGGCGCGGTTCAGTACCTACCCAACGATGTCCGGCTGAACGTCGTGGCTTCGCCGGTGCCGGTACCGGAACCGGGGACGCTGGGGCTCGGCTGCGTACTATTGGCCGGCGCCGGCTGGTGGGTTCGCCGCCAAAAGCGACGTTAAGTCGAACGCTCGATTCGTCGAAAACTCTCCAAGCTCGCCGAGGCCCAGGCCTCGGCGAGCTTTTTTTATTGGACGAGGCGGCCGAGTGTCCCAACGTCGCGGATCGATCCCGGCGAGTTGAGGGCGTTGGTCGGTCGGGGCGCGGTGGGAGGTGTTTTGGCCAAGTGGGGCGTCTGCACTACGGCGGCGATCACAACTCATTGGCGGCGGTGAACTTGCGCCGCGTTTGACAGCGCCGGCGAGTGAGGCGAAGATGATCGTACTAGGCGGGGACGGGGCGGGCCGGGAACGGGGTGCGTCTCGTGGGGCAGAGTTTAACCAGATAAAGGGGCCGGCAACTCGGTCCCGCGAGCGCGCCGTGAAAGAGGACCAGGTATTGATAGCCGAGACCTTGGCTGGCGATGCGTCGGCCTTCGGTGTGCTCGTGCGTAGATACCAGGACCGACTCTACAACGCGATGGTTCAATCGCTCGGCTACTGGGACGAAGCCCATGACGTGGTGCAAGACGCCTTTGTGCAGGCGTTCCTCAAGCTGCATTCGTTCCAGGGGCAGGCGAAATTCTATACCTGGCTGTATCGCATCGCCTTCAACACCGCGGCGAGCAGCCGACGCCGGCGGCGGCCGAGTTTGTCGCTGGATCAATCGCGCGAAAACGGCGGGCAAGAACCGCTCTATGGCGGCGAGGCCCCGCACGATCAAATCTTGCGCGCGGAGCGCGTGAACCGCGTGCAACGGGCGCTCGGCACGCTGACCGAGGATCACCGCAAGATCCTCGTGCTGCGCGAAATGGACGGTATGGCGTATGAGGACATCGCCGAGATCTTGGAATTGCCCGTCGGCACAGTCCGGAGTCGGCTGTTCCGCGCGCGGATGCAGCTCAGGGAGGAGTTGCGCGAGGTGGTGGAGGATGAAAGGGTTTGAGGGGGGAGTTTGATGTTTTCGTTGGCAGAGTGTGAAGTTTTCAGTGTTCGGTTTTCAGTGGGACTTTACAGCCTCAGTTTTGCTGCTCGGCTTGGCGTTGGCGGCGTTACGATCCGCATAGGTGGCGCGGTCGGATTAAGGCCGAACGCGGTTGAGCGACTCTGGAGCGGCGGGGCATGTGTTCTTGCCGGCCGCGGTTAAACTGGAGTAGCGTTCCCGAGTGCCTGTTCGGGCTGAGGTGCGGATCGCAATCTACCTGGGGCAGCGTGTTTCGATGAGCATTGATCTCGCAGTGGTGCCGGTGGCGGGGTTGGGGACGCGGTTGTTGCCGCTGACGAAGTCGCAGCCGAAAGAGATGCTGGCCGTGGGGCGGAAGCCGGTCGCGCAATACGTGACCGAAGAGCTGGCCAATTCCGGCATCCGGCGGCTGCTGTTCATCACCGGGCCGGGCAAGGCCTCGATCGAGAACCATTTCGATATCGACGGCGAATTGATCGCCTATCTGCGCCGCACCGGGCGCGAGGAAGAGTTGGCCGAGCTCGATTTCGTGCATCAAGAAGAGATGCTGTATTTCTATACGCGGCAGCGCCGGCAACTGGGGTTGGGGCACGCCGTGCTGTGCGCCGAGCCTTTGGTTGGCGATCAGGCGTTCGTGGTGGCGCTCGGGGATTCGATGATCGGCCGCCACGCGCAAAGCGACATCGTGAAGCGGATGATCGCAGCCTTCGAGCGCGATAAACGCCCCGAGGAAGAGCGAATGGTCGTGGCCTTCGAAGAAGTGCCGCGCGAGGAAGTGTGCCGCTATGGCATCGCGATTCCCGAGAGCTCGGGGCAAGAGTTTCGCTTGCGCGGACTGATCGAGAAGCCATCGGTCGAAGAGGCGCCGAGCAATCTCGCGGTGGCGGCGAGGTATGTGTTCAGCCCGGGGATTTTCCGCTATCTCGAAGCGACGAAACCGGGTCGCGGCGGCGAGATTCAACTTACCGACGCGATGGACGCAATGATCAAAGCCGGCGCAACGGCGATCGGCATCAAGCTTTCGGCCGAGGAAAAGCGATTCGACATCGGCAACTTCGAAAGCTACTTCGAATCGTTCCTGGAATTCGCCCTGGCGGACGAACGCCACGGAACAGCGTTGCGGAAGCGGGCGCGGGAGATTCTGAAGGAGTTTGGGGAATGAGAGCGGGGAGAGTTTGAAGTTTTCAGTGTTCAGTTTTCAGTGTCTGGAATCATCGTCCTCACTGAAAACTGAAAACTGAAAACTTGCTCCTCGGCCGTTTGTGTCCAAGCTTGAATAACAGCGTTGTCCCCTTTTTTCCTGACGCTTCATGCAAATTATTCGTCGCAAAGCTTTCGCCAGGGCTGGGTTGGTCGGAAATCCTTCCGATGGCTACCACGGCAAGACGATCTCGCTGATCGTGCGCGAATACTTCGCGGAAATCGTGCTGTACGAATGGGACGAGATCGAGCTGATTCCAAGCCAGGAGGACCACAGCCGGTTCGACAGCGTACATGAATTGCAACGCGACGTGGCGCTGCACGGCTATTACGGCGGGATCCGGCTAGTCAAAGCGACGGTAAAGCGATTCGTCGACTATTGCGATCTGGTCGGCATCAAGCTGCATGACCGCAAGTTTTCGCTGCGCTATCAGAGTAACGTGCCGCGTCAGGTCGGCATGGCCGGATCCAGCGCGATCATCACCGCCACCTTGCGGGCGATGATCGATTTCTATGGGGTGGAGATTTCACGCCAGCTGCTGCCGTCGCTGGCGCTCAGCGTCGAGACCATGGAGTTAGGTATTGCCGCGGGCCTGCAGGATCGTGTGATCCAAGCGTACGAAGGTCTGGTCTATATGGACTTCGCCCAGGAGCGGATGACCGAGCCGGCGCCGGGTTTCCGCTGCGGCGTGTACGAGGCGCTGGACGTGAAGCTGCTGAAGAACGTGTATATCGCGTTTCGAGCCGACGTCGCCGAGCCGACGGAACGATTCCATAACAACCTGCGCGCCCGCTACGACCAAGGCGAGCCTGCCGTGCTGGCGGCGATGAAGACCTTTGCCCAATTAGCGGCCGATGCGCGCGAGGCACTACTCGCGGGCGACTTGGCACAACTTAGCAAGTTGATGGACCGCAATTTCGATACGCGCCGTTCGATTTGCCAATTGCCGCAAGAGCAGGTCAAACTCGTGGACGACGCGCGGTCGGCGGGGGCGAGCGCCAAGTTCGCCGGATCCGGCGGCGCCATCGTCGGCATCTACCGCGACGAGGCGATGTTTGAGCGTCTGCAACAAGCACTGCCGGATTGCCGGGTATTCAAGCCGACCGTGGCGTGATCACTCTGCTGTAGCTCTTCGGTAGCCGAGGTCTGTGACCTCGGAAAGTTCGCGTGGCGACATGGAATAGCGACTAACCTCGACTAAACTCGCGCGGTTAGCGAACCCAATTAAGCCAGGATGGATCGGTTGTGAACGATGCGGCCGAGGTCACAGACCTCGGCTACAGAAGAGGGTGGGCCGGATTGCATTCTCGAGCGTCCTTCGGCAAGATAGTTGAATCGCCCTGTTCGTTTGCTTGACCGGAACTCGCCGCCATGCCACAGTCGGACCCGCGGATCGCTGTTTATACTGGGTCGTTTGATCCGATCACGTTGGGGCATTTGAACGTCATCGAGCGCGGCAGTCGGTTGGTGGATAAATTGATTGTCGGGGTCGGCATCAATGTGGTGAAAAGCCCGTTGTTTACGCCGCAGGAACGGGTTGATTTGGTGCGCCGCGTGACGGAACGCCTAGGTAACGTGGAGGTGCGCGAGTTCACGGGGCTGAGCGTGAAGTTCGTGCGTAGCTGCCAGGCGCGGGTGATGATTCGGGGCGTGCGGCCGCTGACCGACATTGCCGCCGAGATCACGATGATGATGGCCAATCGGCAGCTAGATCCCGGGATCGAGACGGTCTTCTTGATGGCCGACAGCGAGTACGCGCACGTATCCAGCTCGCTGATCAAGCAGATCGCCCCGTTGGCCAGCGACGAAGCGCTCACGCGGTTCGTGCCCCGCGAAGTGGTCGAGGCGCTCCGTCAGAAACGACTTCCCAGCGCCGGCGACGGGCCCGACACCGAATGAGCGGTAACGCAACCGTCGTCTATTTCACTGCCGGCGCCGCCGGGATGTTCTGCGGCAGTTGCTTGCGCGATAACGCCGTCGTCGGCGAATTGCAGCGCCAGGGTTGCGACGTGCTGTTGGCGCCGCTCTACACGCCGATTCGCACTGACGAACGCGACGTCAGTATTCAGCGCGTGTTCTATGGCGGCATCAACGTCTATCTGCAAGAGAAGCTGCCCGCGTTTCGTTTCGTGCCGCGGTTGTTCACGCGGTGGCTGGATCGGCCTTGGGTGCTGAATCGCCTGGCGGCCAAGCAAGTGAACGTCGACGCACGCGAGTTAGGCGGACTGACGGTGGATATGTTGGCCGGCGAACATGGACGGCTGCGCGGCGAATTGGAGCGCATGCTCGATTGGCTGGCGGACGACGTTCGACCCGCGCTCGTCAACTTGACGAATTTGTTGATCGGCGCTTGCGCGCCGGAAATCAAGCGACGGCTCGGGATTCCGGTGTTGGTGACGTTGCAAGGGGACGATTTGTTCCTGGATGAACTGATCGAGCCGCACCGTTCTCAGGCGCGCGACGCGGTGCGGCGACTGGCGCAGCACGTCGATGGTTTCATTACGTTCAGCGATTTCTATGCCGACTTCATGGCCGACTACCTGGCTGTGCCGCGCGAGCGATTTCATCTCGCGCCGCTCGGCGTGCATTGGCAGCCCTATGTGCGGAACGACGCGCCGGCGCCGCGGCGTCCGCCGACGATCGGCTACTTCGCGCGGATCGCGCCGGAAAAAGGGTTCCATCTGCTGATCGACGCGTTTGTCGAGCTAGCCCGCCGACCTGGGATGGAGCAAGTGCGATTGCGCGCCGCCGGCTGGCTGAGCGCGAAGGACCGCGCGTTTTATCAGCAGCAACTCGCGCGTTTGGACAAGGCGCAATTGCGCGATCGCTTCCAGTATGACGGCGTCGTTGATTTGGATGGCAAGGTGCGTTTTCTCCACAGCATCGACTTGCTGAGCGTTCCGACCGTGTATCGCGAGCCGAAAGGCTTGTTTGTGCTCGAAGCCTTGGCGGCAGGCGTGCCGGTCGTGTTGCCGGCTCACGGGGCGTTTCCGGAACTGATCGCGCAGACCGGCGGCGGGCGACTGGTTGCGCCTGGGGATGTCAACGCGTTCGCCGATGCCTGGGAAGCAGTGTTGAAGCAACCGGAGGAACGCGTCGCACTCGGCAGCGAGGCACAACGGCGCGTGCAGGCGAATCACGGTATTGAGGTTGCGGCTCAGCGGACGCGGGACGTGTTTCGCAAGTTTGCTGCAGTATAGAGCAGTCGCGACATTGATTACCGGTGCGATCCGGGCGCTGACGCTTCCGGCTCTACGACTGAGGGCATTTCGCTGGTCCTCTCCGGCGCTCGCCCGGGGAGTTCTACCTCGAACACGGTTCCAGAGCCTTGGACTGCGGCGTACACGTGGATCGCGCCTTTGAGTCGTTGCACCAGCGTACGGACGATGAATAACCCCAGTCCGGTGCCTGGTTTTTCGCGCTCCAATTCGCTGCCGAGGCGCACGAAGCGGCCGAAGATTTTGCGGCGGAGCTTGGCGGGGATGCCGGGGCCGTTATCGCTGATACCGACGGTGACGAAGCCCGGCTGCGCAAACCGGGATTGCACGCGGACCTCCGGCGGAACGCCCGCGTACTTGATGGCGTTGTCGATCAGATTGCGAAAGACCATTTCTAGATCGATCGGCCGGGCGCGTACGACGGCCGGCGTCAACTCCAAGTGGATGGTGTCTTCCGGCAGATGATACCGGCGACACGCCGTCGCGGCGGCGTTTTCCAACAGAGGCGCGAGGTCGATGTCGCTCAGCTCCGCTTCCGCCGGGCGCTGATCGAGCCGCGCGGCGTCGAGCATATGGTTGATGAGCGTATCAAGCCGTTCCAGGTCGTCGAGCATGAAGCGATAGAAGCCGGCCGCTTCCTCGACACTGACAGGACGCCGCGACAATGTTTGCAAGTAGAGCTTGAGCGAGGCGATGGGGCTTTTCAGCTCGTGCGTGACGCTGTCGATGAAGTTCGATTGCCGCTGGTTGAGACGGAAAGCTTTGATTGTCAACGTCAGATATAAGACGACGCCGACGAGCACGAGCACGAGAAAGATCGTGCCGAGGGCGACGATCGTCCAGAAGGCGCCCCGGTTCCAGGCCTCGCCCGCCCAGGGGAGTAACAGCCAGCCGATCGTCAGGGCGACCAGCAAGACAATCATCACGACGCCGAGGGCGATCGGCCAACCGAGCGAGCGGCGTCGTGAGGGGAAATCCATGATAGTTGTTCTAAAAAGGCTAATCGTCGCTGATTTCGAGGCCCACTGTCTCTTTTCGCTCCGCGAAAGGAACGGACCTTTCGCGGAGCGAAAGGAGACTATGGCGTGTTCTCCATTCTATCCGCTTGCGGCTCGCGATGTGTTATTCTGGATGGCCTATGGCTATTGAATCCACAAAGCAATGGCAACTGGTGGACCTGACGGCATTGCCGGGCACGGAGTGTCCGTGTGGCGTCGCGCGCCGTGGATTCGCCGAAGTTGCCGACTACCCTGCCACGCTGCATCTGACGGAAATCTCCGCCGAATCGAGAACGCATTATCACCGTACATTGACCGAGTTGTACTACATTCTCGAAGCTGGCCCCGATGCGGCGATGGAACTCGACGGCGAGCGCATTCCTGTGCGGCCCGGCGTGGCAGTGCTAATTCGGCCGGGCGTGCGCCATCGCGCCGTGGGGCGGATGAAGGTGCTGATTTACGTGACGCCGAAGTTCGACAGTGCTGACGAAGTGGAAGTGTGACGCGTATGGTATGACCAGTTGCGATGACACCTTATTCGGAAACAGCGATTGAATCTTATGTCGAATGATGCACGCATCGACGCTTTGCGTTTAGCCTTGGTAAGCGGCGTGGGGCCGCGGACCTGGCAGCAGTTAATGGCGGCGTTTGGGTCGCCCACCCGTGTTTTGGAGGCGATGCCCAGCGAATTGGAAAGCGTCGACGGCATAGGCCCGCGACTTAGCCAGGCGATTGCCCGGGCGCGGCACGAAATTGACGCCGAGGAAGAATTGGCCCTTTGCGAGCGCGAAGGGGTCGAGGTCTTGCTCGCCGGCGAAGAGCAGTATCCGGCGTCGCTGATGGAAATCCCCGATCCGCCCGGCGTGCTCTATTGCCGCGGGACGATCGAACCGCGCGACGCGATGGCCGTGGCGATCGTCGGCTCGCGTCACGCCAGCTTGTACGGCACGTCGCAGGCGGAACGGCTGGCTGGCGGACTGGCCCGCGCGGGTTTCACGATCGTCAGCGGCCTGGCGCGCGGCATCGACGCTGCGGCGCATCGTGCGGCGCTTCAGGCCGGCGGACGAACGATTGCGGTGTTGGGGAGCGGGTTGTTGAATCTCTGTAGAACGACGCCGCCGTGACTTTAGAAAAGCCCGTAAGTCCTTTTTTTCAAGAGACTTACGGGCTTTATTCATGCGCGGCCGAAACCGCCGATTCTTGTGTTCAGTGGCCCCTTTTGGACTGATTTGGCCCCCAAGTGAACACAAGGTGCACACAAGCTATGATGTCGACCGTCCCACTTCAAAGAATGGTCAGGAGCACCCGGAAATGAGTTGGCAATCCATTCGTCAGCACCTTCGATTTTCGCTTCGCGACATCTTGGCATTGCTGCTCGTTGCGGGGCTCATCTTAACGATTGTGTACGAACGCCGCCGACTTGCCGTAGCTGAGAACGTCCTGGAAGCCCACGGCCTGAAATGGGATTTGGAGCCGGTAAGTGCCGATCAGTTTCGATTGGCGGTGGTGATGGATGTTTCCGACGACGCTGCACAAGGACCGCGGGACCGAGAATTCAGCTTTTTGGCGGTTCGCATTCAGTCGCCCGCGCCGGGCAACCTGCTCTGGGGAGTTAAGGGCGATACCCCTATCCCCACCGCCCTGCTGGAGGGCGCGGGCGGAATTCACAGCGGGGAAGTCATGGCAGCCGTGGCCCAAACGCAATCGATGGCTCCGATCAGTCCTCAGCAGTTCTACATTAAGGATTTCAATCGGATCAAGGGTATGGGCAGTCACGGAGGCGGTGGCGGCACTCAGTCCGACAAACCTGCCGTCTACACATTTAAGGTTCTGGCAAAACCTGGCGTCTATCCCCGCAATGTTCCCATCCCGATCTATGAGTACCAGGGGCGGGTGTACGAGCTGCAAGTTCAATGACGGAAAGCCTCAACAATCGACCGGCATTTGAGTAGAATGCTGCATCGGGTTCGCGGCCGTACACCGCATTGCTCGCCTGCCGTCGTTTTCCCCTCACCTGGAGCGACGGCGGGCCGAGCGCCCGGATTTTTACAGGT
The DNA window shown above is from Planctomycetia bacterium and carries:
- a CDS encoding glycosyltransferase family 4 protein produces the protein MSGNATVVYFTAGAAGMFCGSCLRDNAVVGELQRQGCDVLLAPLYTPIRTDERDVSIQRVFYGGINVYLQEKLPAFRFVPRLFTRWLDRPWVLNRLAAKQVNVDARELGGLTVDMLAGEHGRLRGELERMLDWLADDVRPALVNLTNLLIGACAPEIKRRLGIPVLVTLQGDDLFLDELIEPHRSQARDAVRRLAQHVDGFITFSDFYADFMADYLAVPRERFHLAPLGVHWQPYVRNDAPAPRRPPTIGYFARIAPEKGFHLLIDAFVELARRPGMEQVRLRAAGWLSAKDRAFYQQQLARLDKAQLRDRFQYDGVVDLDGKVRFLHSIDLLSVPTVYREPKGLFVLEALAAGVPVVLPAHGAFPELIAQTGGGRLVAPGDVNAFADAWEAVLKQPEERVALGSEAQRRVQANHGIEVAAQRTRDVFRKFAAV
- a CDS encoding sugar phosphate nucleotidyltransferase produces the protein MSIDLAVVPVAGLGTRLLPLTKSQPKEMLAVGRKPVAQYVTEELANSGIRRLLFITGPGKASIENHFDIDGELIAYLRRTGREEELAELDFVHQEEMLYFYTRQRRQLGLGHAVLCAEPLVGDQAFVVALGDSMIGRHAQSDIVKRMIAAFERDKRPEEERMVVAFEEVPREEVCRYGIAIPESSGQEFRLRGLIEKPSVEEAPSNLAVAARYVFSPGIFRYLEATKPGRGGEIQLTDAMDAMIKAGATAIGIKLSAEEKRFDIGNFESYFESFLEFALADERHGTALRKRAREILKEFGE
- a CDS encoding DNA-processing protein DprA, with translation MSNDARIDALRLALVSGVGPRTWQQLMAAFGSPTRVLEAMPSELESVDGIGPRLSQAIARARHEIDAEEELALCEREGVEVLLAGEEQYPASLMEIPDPPGVLYCRGTIEPRDAMAVAIVGSRHASLYGTSQAERLAGGLARAGFTIVSGLARGIDAAAHRAALQAGGRTIAVLGSGLLNLCRTTPP
- the coaD gene encoding pantetheine-phosphate adenylyltransferase, whose protein sequence is MPQSDPRIAVYTGSFDPITLGHLNVIERGSRLVDKLIVGVGINVVKSPLFTPQERVDLVRRVTERLGNVEVREFTGLSVKFVRSCQARVMIRGVRPLTDIAAEITMMMANRQLDPGIETVFLMADSEYAHVSSSLIKQIAPLASDEALTRFVPREVVEALRQKRLPSAGDGPDTE
- a CDS encoding GHMP kinase, with protein sequence MQIIRRKAFARAGLVGNPSDGYHGKTISLIVREYFAEIVLYEWDEIELIPSQEDHSRFDSVHELQRDVALHGYYGGIRLVKATVKRFVDYCDLVGIKLHDRKFSLRYQSNVPRQVGMAGSSAIITATLRAMIDFYGVEISRQLLPSLALSVETMELGIAAGLQDRVIQAYEGLVYMDFAQERMTEPAPGFRCGVYEALDVKLLKNVYIAFRADVAEPTERFHNNLRARYDQGEPAVLAAMKTFAQLAADAREALLAGDLAQLSKLMDRNFDTRRSICQLPQEQVKLVDDARSAGASAKFAGSGGAIVGIYRDEAMFERLQQALPDCRVFKPTVA
- a CDS encoding HAMP domain-containing sensor histidine kinase, with translation MDFPSRRRSLGWPIALGVVMIVLLVALTIGWLLLPWAGEAWNRGAFWTIVALGTIFLVLVLVGVVLYLTLTIKAFRLNQRQSNFIDSVTHELKSPIASLKLYLQTLSRRPVSVEEAAGFYRFMLDDLERLDTLINHMLDAARLDQRPAEAELSDIDLAPLLENAAATACRRYHLPEDTIHLELTPAVVRARPIDLEMVFRNLIDNAIKYAGVPPEVRVQSRFAQPGFVTVGISDNGPGIPAKLRRKIFGRFVRLGSELEREKPGTGLGLFIVRTLVQRLKGAIHVYAAVQGSGTVFEVELPGRAPERTSEMPSVVEPEASAPGSHR
- a CDS encoding cupin domain-containing protein, producing the protein MAIESTKQWQLVDLTALPGTECPCGVARRGFAEVADYPATLHLTEISAESRTHYHRTLTELYYILEAGPDAAMELDGERIPVRPGVAVLIRPGVRHRAVGRMKVLIYVTPKFDSADEVEV
- a CDS encoding sigma-70 family RNA polymerase sigma factor → MKEDQVLIAETLAGDASAFGVLVRRYQDRLYNAMVQSLGYWDEAHDVVQDAFVQAFLKLHSFQGQAKFYTWLYRIAFNTAASSRRRRRPSLSLDQSRENGGQEPLYGGEAPHDQILRAERVNRVQRALGTLTEDHRKILVLREMDGMAYEDIAEILELPVGTVRSRLFRARMQLREELREVVEDERV